From a single Nicotiana tabacum cultivar K326 chromosome 8, ASM71507v2, whole genome shotgun sequence genomic region:
- the LOC107770001 gene encoding LOB domain-containing protein 1-like: MESSRTVTTTKTPLSPCFVSPSRSSPSPPRVVVTPCAACKILRRRCAEKCVLAPYFPPNDPIKFTTAHRVFGASNIIKFLQELPESQRADAVSSMVYEANARLRDPVYGSAGAICQLQKQVNELQAQLAKAQAEIVNMQCQQANLMALLYLEMDQSPPASSELVHNAFQSGMSFLDDQNNNFGISLSGYD, translated from the exons ATGGAGTCAAGCAGAACAGTCACCACTACCAAAACACCGTTGTCTCCTTGCTTCGTGTCGCCGTCACGTAGCTCACCATCTCCGCCGCGGGTGGTGGTCACACCTTGTGCTGCCTGTAAGATATTACGGCGGAGATGCGCAGAGAAATGTGTGTTGGCACCTTATTTTCCTCCCAACGACCCTATCAAGTTCACCACTGCTCATCGTGTCTTCGGTGCAAGCAATATTATCAAGTTCTTGCAG GAATTGCCGGAATCTCAAAGAGCAGATGCAGTGAGCAGTATGGTATACGAGGCTAACGCTAGACTGAGAGATCCAGTTTATGGTTCTGCTGGTGCTATTTGTCAACTTCAAAAGCAAGTGAATGAGCTCCAAGCACAATTAGCCAAAGCACAAGCTGAGATTGTCAATATGCAGTGCCAACAAGCTAACCTCATGGCTCTTCTTTACTTGGAAATGGACCAATCTCCACCAGCATCATCCGAACTTGTCCATAACGCCTTCCAAAGTGGCATGAGTTTCCTAGATGATCAGAACAACAATTTTGGGATCAGCCTCTCTGGATATGATTAA